A genomic region of Mesobacillus jeotgali contains the following coding sequences:
- a CDS encoding sigma-54-dependent Fis family transcriptional regulator, whose protein sequence is MMIKVLFIAPYPAMAVLIDECKTDAEDLDVTVKTGNLGSAIPLAKRAEQDGFDVIISRGGTAKLIEEVTNLPVIDIHVSGYDMLRVLTLANEFPGKKAIVGFSNITLGAETITDILEFPIEVFTVERAEEVGPIIKDLKDQGYSVIMGDVVTVHNADRYGMEGILIQSGREAIFDAFQRTRTIYSFYQKKQTEIELMKTMLETAASDFVVIDSDGGIVYEQWKTISSSLIDLTELPDDGSLNSQGVITVGDDMYKVKPSVLTNGGRKYYLYSFSKLEQSMDESLIRVEHVSQLPLIIQESAQMKSCISSIGENVKKFKWALIGESGTGKGLIARYIHYVKHGGNGLFAVERARDFLENSEADEDIKTIYLQGIDALDSSEQQRLQQVADYHCSIGINIIFSVQSASEGVFDPNVARIYLPPLRKRNGDIRALAAYLIADSNQRFGTSPIKIKEEALDLLEKYHWPGNVAELKAVLHDAAAAEKGYVLSTEVIGAMLELKISDELSIPDDFLQGTLEEIEKKIILKVMEQEDGNQTRVANRLNINRSTLWRKLKN, encoded by the coding sequence ATGATGATTAAGGTGTTGTTTATTGCGCCATATCCTGCGATGGCTGTATTGATAGATGAATGTAAAACAGATGCAGAAGACTTGGATGTTACTGTAAAGACAGGAAACCTTGGCTCTGCCATCCCGCTGGCTAAACGGGCGGAACAGGACGGTTTTGATGTTATCATCAGTCGCGGAGGAACTGCTAAATTGATTGAAGAAGTGACCAATCTGCCGGTCATTGATATCCATGTTTCTGGTTATGATATGCTGCGTGTACTTACTCTTGCGAATGAGTTTCCAGGCAAGAAGGCGATAGTTGGCTTTTCGAACATCACATTGGGAGCAGAGACAATCACTGATATATTGGAGTTTCCGATTGAAGTATTTACAGTTGAGAGAGCGGAAGAAGTCGGACCGATTATAAAGGACCTTAAGGATCAGGGGTACAGTGTCATTATGGGGGATGTCGTTACTGTCCATAATGCTGATCGGTACGGGATGGAAGGGATTCTGATTCAATCTGGTCGCGAGGCAATTTTTGATGCATTCCAGCGAACCAGGACCATTTATTCTTTTTACCAGAAGAAACAGACAGAGATCGAATTGATGAAGACGATGTTGGAAACAGCAGCATCAGACTTTGTCGTCATTGACTCTGACGGTGGTATTGTTTACGAACAGTGGAAAACTATTTCATCATCATTAATAGATTTAACTGAATTACCCGATGATGGGAGTCTGAATTCCCAGGGAGTTATCACGGTTGGCGATGACATGTACAAGGTGAAACCATCTGTGCTGACTAATGGGGGCAGGAAATACTATCTGTATTCTTTTTCAAAGCTAGAACAATCAATGGATGAATCATTGATAAGAGTGGAGCATGTATCTCAGCTTCCTTTAATCATTCAGGAAAGCGCGCAGATGAAGAGTTGCATTTCCTCGATAGGAGAAAATGTTAAAAAGTTTAAATGGGCGTTGATTGGTGAAAGTGGTACTGGCAAAGGTTTGATTGCAAGGTATATCCATTATGTGAAGCATGGAGGAAATGGACTTTTTGCAGTGGAGAGAGCCAGGGACTTTCTAGAGAATTCAGAAGCTGATGAGGACATCAAGACGATTTACCTTCAGGGCATAGATGCTTTGGATTCTTCTGAACAACAGAGACTGCAGCAGGTGGCTGATTATCATTGCAGCATAGGCATCAATATCATATTTTCTGTTCAATCGGCTAGCGAAGGAGTATTTGATCCAAATGTTGCCCGGATTTACTTGCCGCCTTTGCGGAAACGGAATGGTGACATAAGGGCGCTTGCAGCCTATTTAATCGCGGATTCAAATCAGCGCTTTGGCACATCACCAATTAAGATTAAAGAGGAAGCTCTCGACCTTTTGGAAAAATATCATTGGCCTGGTAATGTAGCGGAATTAAAAGCTGTCCTGCATGATGCCGCTGCTGCGGAAAAAGGTTATGTTTTAAGTACTGAAGTGATTGGTGCTATGCTGGAATTAAAAATTTCAGATGAATTATCAATTCCAGATGATTTTTTACAGGGAACGTTAGAAGAAATCGAGAAGAAAATTATCCTTAAAGTCATGGAGCAAGAGGATGGCAATCAGACAAGAGTCGCGAATAGGCTGAATATCAATCGCTCCACATTATGGAGAAAGCTGAAGAATTGA
- a CDS encoding DUF805 domain-containing protein, whose amino-acid sequence MQWYLEAIKNYANFKGRARRKEYWLFNLFNLLIMGTLYLLGSAMESLLLFVVILIYYFFMFIPFLSVTVRRLHDIGHSGWVYLVNFIPLVGGIILLVLTCLDSEANDNKYGPNPKVLVH is encoded by the coding sequence ATGCAGTGGTATTTAGAGGCTATAAAGAATTACGCTAATTTTAAAGGTCGTGCAAGGCGTAAAGAATACTGGTTGTTCAATCTATTTAACCTCCTTATTATGGGTACACTCTACCTTCTAGGATCAGCTATGGAATCACTTCTTTTGTTTGTAGTCATATTAATCTATTATTTCTTTATGTTTATTCCATTCCTTTCTGTCACAGTTCGCAGATTACACGATATAGGACACAGCGGCTGGGTGTACTTAGTTAATTTCATTCCTTTGGTCGGGGGGATTATCTTACTGGTCCTCACTTGTTTGGATAGCGAAGCAAACGACAACAAGTACGGCCCGAACCCTAAAGTTCTCGTTCATTAA
- a CDS encoding M20 family metallopeptidase, with product MQEILDDIKFLVECDSPSLNKKLVDQCGEKIQKLLYRYFGKRAEVIEEEKYGNHLKFEFGEGDETILILSHFDTVWEPGDLEFNIQGDCAYGPGILDMKGGLVQAIWAIKAIKELSIPFSKKVVYLFTSDEEVSSPTSRYVIEEIAKNCHYALVTEPPVVQTGALKTARKGSARYYIDVTGKAAHAGNNHHEGASAIQEAAKAIDFLESLTDYEVGTTVNVGFVKGGGKLNVVADHAEIGIDVRALTSEEQERIDEIIHGLTPFTEGTSIDVRGGVSRPPMERNEDTEILFQTAKEAAKEEGIKLKEASVGGGSDGNLTANMGIPTLDGLGTIGDGIHARNEHIIISLIPERAAFFSNLLISIGTKEGA from the coding sequence TTGCAAGAGATTTTAGATGATATCAAGTTTCTGGTCGAATGTGATTCTCCATCATTAAATAAAAAACTCGTAGACCAGTGTGGAGAAAAGATTCAGAAGCTTTTATATCGCTACTTTGGTAAACGGGCAGAAGTGATTGAAGAAGAGAAATACGGAAATCATCTGAAATTTGAATTTGGGGAAGGAGACGAAACAATCTTAATCCTTTCCCATTTTGATACAGTATGGGAGCCTGGAGATTTAGAGTTTAATATCCAAGGTGATTGTGCATACGGGCCTGGCATCCTGGATATGAAGGGTGGCCTAGTACAAGCGATTTGGGCAATAAAAGCCATTAAGGAATTGAGTATCCCATTCTCAAAGAAAGTTGTGTACCTTTTTACTAGTGATGAAGAGGTGAGCAGTCCGACATCACGCTATGTCATTGAAGAGATTGCGAAGAATTGCCATTATGCATTAGTTACGGAACCACCAGTTGTTCAGACGGGTGCCTTAAAAACGGCAAGAAAGGGTTCAGCGCGTTATTACATTGATGTGACAGGCAAGGCTGCCCACGCTGGCAACAATCATCACGAGGGAGCCAGTGCCATTCAAGAGGCTGCCAAGGCCATCGATTTTTTAGAGTCCTTAACAGATTACGAAGTTGGAACCACCGTCAATGTTGGATTTGTTAAAGGTGGAGGCAAGCTAAATGTCGTGGCTGACCATGCAGAGATTGGCATCGATGTCCGCGCGTTAACCAGTGAAGAACAGGAAAGGATTGATGAAATAATTCATGGGCTGACACCTTTCACAGAGGGAACAAGTATCGACGTTAGAGGCGGTGTTTCTCGGCCACCTATGGAACGAAATGAAGATACGGAAATTCTATTCCAGACCGCTAAAGAAGCAGCAAAAGAAGAAGGCATCAAGTTAAAAGAAGCTTCGGTCGGAGGAGGAAGTGACGGAAACCTAACAGCCAATATGGGAATCCCAACCTTAGATGGTCTTGGTACCATTGGAGATGGGATCCATGCAAGAAATGAACACATAATCATCAGCCTAATCCCTGAACGGGCAGCATTTTTCTCTAATTTGCTGATTAGTATTGGGACAAAAGAGGGGGCGTAG
- the nfsA gene encoding oxygen-insensitive NADPH nitroreductase, protein MNFLMDVMGSHRSVRNFRDKDISSDLMNQIFEVSQWASTSNHLQAYSVIVMREKDKKKSLSELSGHQAHIAECPVFLVFCADLNRIKLSHELEKKSMNFNFVEPLLVATVDTALFGQNVLLAAESLGLGGVFIGGIRNNPHEVCDLLNLPEHVFPLFGMCLGYPEKVNEQKPRMPLSAVVHTEQYDNEKLAGLIQEYNDTMKHYYENRTSAKRSQTWTDYVSELYKEPRRVHMAEFLKDKKFGFN, encoded by the coding sequence ATGAATTTTTTAATGGATGTTATGGGAAGTCATCGATCCGTTCGAAATTTTAGAGATAAAGATATATCTTCTGATCTTATGAATCAGATTTTTGAAGTCAGCCAATGGGCATCAACTTCTAATCACTTACAAGCTTATTCAGTCATTGTTATGAGAGAAAAGGATAAGAAGAAGTCTCTATCAGAATTGAGTGGCCATCAAGCCCATATTGCTGAATGTCCTGTCTTTTTAGTGTTCTGTGCTGATTTAAACCGTATTAAACTAAGCCATGAATTGGAAAAGAAGTCAATGAACTTCAATTTTGTCGAGCCTCTTTTGGTTGCCACTGTGGATACTGCATTGTTTGGGCAAAACGTCCTCCTTGCTGCAGAGTCGCTCGGACTGGGTGGTGTATTCATAGGTGGTATACGTAATAATCCTCATGAAGTGTGCGATCTATTAAACTTACCTGAACATGTTTTCCCGTTATTTGGGATGTGTCTTGGATACCCTGAAAAAGTCAATGAACAAAAGCCTAGAATGCCATTAAGTGCTGTGGTTCATACAGAACAATATGACAATGAAAAATTAGCTGGATTAATTCAGGAATACAATGATACGATGAAACATTATTATGAAAATAGAACATCAGCAAAGCGTAGTCAGACTTGGACTGATTATGTTTCTGAGTTATACAAGGAGCCTAGAAGAGTTCATATGGCTGAGTTTTTAAAAGATAAGAAATTCGGCTTTAATTAA
- a CDS encoding Bug family tripartite tricarboxylate transporter substrate binding protein, whose translation MKLVFKKLAVVGFAAMLAAGCSKSDATNNGEAAASFPERDIEIIVPYAPGGTTDTASRALSSVISEYLPNDYNVTVVNKEGGAGVIGTTEVFNAKPDGYKIGMTTVGPMTIKPHTDNTAYSPETVKPIMQVVATPNVLVVKKDAPWKTYEEWFEYVKANPGKFTYSTTGAGLTQHITMEAFSAKTGAKLKHVPYEGGAPALAALLGGHVQGAVIQTVEAMPQIESGEIRALVNTGSFKSSGLEDVPLLTEKGVDVSSDVWTGLIAPPDTPEDVINVLHDSFKKALEDQKVIDTFAKLGVQPSYAGPEEFSKIMKKDYDLNKEVLKAAGIIK comes from the coding sequence ATGAAATTAGTATTTAAGAAATTAGCTGTTGTCGGTTTTGCAGCCATGCTCGCTGCAGGATGTTCAAAGAGCGATGCAACTAATAATGGGGAGGCTGCTGCAAGTTTTCCTGAGCGTGATATCGAAATCATCGTTCCCTATGCACCAGGAGGTACGACAGATACTGCATCCAGGGCCCTTTCATCAGTCATTTCTGAATATCTTCCGAACGACTATAATGTAACAGTTGTCAATAAAGAAGGTGGAGCTGGCGTTATTGGTACTACAGAAGTCTTTAATGCCAAACCGGATGGCTATAAGATCGGCATGACAACAGTAGGACCAATGACAATTAAACCGCATACAGATAATACAGCCTATTCACCAGAAACAGTAAAACCAATCATGCAAGTAGTTGCAACCCCTAACGTCTTAGTCGTAAAGAAAGATGCACCATGGAAAACCTATGAAGAGTGGTTTGAATATGTGAAAGCTAATCCTGGCAAGTTTACTTATTCAACAACTGGTGCGGGTTTAACTCAGCATATTACGATGGAAGCTTTTTCTGCAAAGACTGGCGCTAAGTTAAAGCACGTTCCTTATGAAGGAGGCGCACCTGCACTAGCAGCATTGCTAGGTGGACACGTACAGGGTGCTGTTATTCAGACTGTAGAAGCAATGCCCCAAATTGAATCAGGAGAAATTCGTGCTCTAGTGAATACAGGGTCGTTTAAATCGTCTGGATTAGAAGATGTTCCTTTATTAACGGAAAAAGGGGTCGATGTCTCTTCTGATGTTTGGACAGGGCTTATTGCACCGCCAGATACCCCAGAAGATGTCATAAATGTGCTGCATGACTCTTTTAAGAAAGCATTAGAAGATCAAAAAGTTATCGATACATTTGCTAAGCTTGGAGTTCAGCCAAGCTATGCTGGTCCTGAAGAGTTCTCTAAGATTATGAAGAAAGACTATGATCTTAATAAAGAGGTCTTAAAGGCTGCGGGAATCATCAAGTAA
- a CDS encoding tripartite tricarboxylate transporter permease — MEQVLAQVFEVQTLVLVFAGVFLGVVFSAIPGLTATMGIALLIPYTFSLPQVPAISMLLGIYIGGMYGGSITAILIRTPGTPSAAATLLDGYPMAAKGQAGKALNYATMGSFVGGIISCIVLILIAPQLAAFGLKFGPAEFFALAVFGLSIVGTISGKNVVKGLMVAAVGLMIATVGMDPIGGVARFTFGSVNLTSGVSFIPALIGLFAVSQVIREIEEKATEGIKKKIKYQRERISLRETFSYWKEFLRASAIGTFIGIIPGTGTSIATFLSYNESKRFAKPERRKEYGTGIPEGVIATETSNNAVTGGALIPLLTLGIPGDVVTAVILGGLLIQGVTPGPLLFQNNGPLVYSLFITLIIANIFMLLIGLFAVRFVGKIVDVPKNILLPIVVTLCFIGSYSLSNNLFDVWVALVFGIIGYLLEKFNYPLPPLILGIILGPIIESNLRRTIIESSGDLTVLFTRPISAVFLGIAIVSFIYPLIKDFWRRTKGKDSLEEDIPA; from the coding sequence ATGGAACAAGTGCTGGCACAAGTATTCGAAGTGCAAACTTTGGTTCTAGTGTTTGCTGGTGTTTTCCTGGGAGTTGTATTTAGTGCGATTCCAGGTCTAACGGCAACCATGGGGATAGCCTTATTGATTCCTTATACGTTCAGTTTGCCTCAGGTCCCTGCTATAAGCATGCTGCTTGGTATTTATATTGGGGGAATGTATGGAGGATCCATTACGGCTATCCTGATTCGAACACCGGGAACGCCTTCAGCTGCAGCTACCCTTTTAGACGGGTATCCGATGGCGGCTAAGGGACAAGCTGGGAAGGCGCTAAATTATGCAACTATGGGTTCATTTGTTGGCGGCATCATAAGCTGCATCGTTCTAATACTGATCGCGCCACAACTCGCAGCTTTTGGATTGAAGTTTGGTCCTGCTGAGTTTTTCGCCCTGGCAGTCTTTGGCTTAAGTATTGTCGGTACAATATCAGGTAAAAACGTTGTGAAGGGCTTGATGGTAGCTGCTGTAGGCCTTATGATCGCAACGGTCGGAATGGATCCGATTGGTGGTGTAGCCCGGTTTACTTTCGGTAGTGTGAACTTGACTAGCGGAGTTTCCTTCATTCCTGCTTTAATTGGTCTTTTCGCTGTATCACAGGTTATCAGGGAGATTGAGGAAAAAGCTACCGAAGGGATTAAGAAAAAAATTAAATATCAGCGTGAGCGTATTTCGCTAAGAGAAACGTTCTCATATTGGAAAGAATTCCTTCGTGCATCTGCTATCGGCACTTTTATAGGAATCATCCCTGGTACCGGGACATCCATTGCAACATTTTTAAGTTATAACGAATCTAAGCGTTTTGCTAAGCCTGAAAGACGCAAGGAATATGGAACAGGGATTCCTGAAGGAGTTATTGCTACGGAAACCTCAAACAATGCGGTAACCGGTGGAGCTCTTATCCCGCTTCTAACACTTGGTATTCCTGGTGATGTGGTAACAGCTGTTATCCTAGGGGGACTATTGATTCAAGGTGTAACCCCTGGTCCATTATTGTTCCAAAATAATGGTCCGCTGGTTTATAGCTTGTTCATTACATTAATTATTGCGAATATATTCATGCTGTTAATCGGACTATTTGCTGTCAGGTTTGTAGGGAAAATAGTCGATGTTCCAAAGAATATATTACTGCCTATTGTTGTAACTCTATGTTTCATTGGCAGCTACTCTCTATCCAATAACCTATTCGATGTCTGGGTAGCACTAGTCTTTGGGATAATTGGTTACTTACTTGAGAAATTCAATTATCCACTTCCGCCGCTCATTCTTGGGATTATTCTGGGACCTATCATTGAGTCAAATCTACGAAGGACAATTATCGAATCAAGTGGAGATCTTACCGTTTTGTTTACAAGGCCAATATCTGCAGTATTTTTAGGAATCGCAATAGTGAGCTTTATTTATCCTCTGATCAAGGACTTTTGGAGAAGAACCAAAGGTAAAGACAGTTTGGAAGAAGATATTCCTGCTTAG
- a CDS encoding tripartite tricarboxylate transporter TctB family protein — MKTEGIVNIIFLIVSFFMLYMVNQLPEPNATQELGPGFYPKLILYTIIFFNVLQLLLLFFSKSKASSDNSDFQLGRFIAMIAIMIFYVLSLYYIDYKIGTFLLIFSLMLLLGVKSYKLLFSVSAVSVGTIFLLFEILLNVHI; from the coding sequence ATGAAAACAGAAGGAATTGTCAATATAATCTTTCTAATTGTAAGCTTTTTCATGCTCTATATGGTGAATCAATTACCGGAGCCAAATGCTACACAAGAGTTGGGACCTGGATTCTATCCAAAGCTGATTTTATATACGATCATATTCTTTAATGTTCTGCAGCTTTTACTTTTGTTTTTTTCAAAATCGAAGGCCTCGAGTGACAACTCCGATTTTCAGCTAGGCCGATTTATAGCAATGATTGCCATCATGATCTTTTACGTTTTGAGTCTCTATTATATTGACTATAAAATTGGAACATTTTTATTGATTTTCTCTCTGATGCTATTGCTTGGAGTAAAGAGCTATAAGCTGCTGTTCTCAGTTTCAGCCGTATCTGTCGGTACGATTTTTCTGCTCTTTGAGATACTTCTCAATGTTCATATCTAA